In one Ictalurus furcatus strain D&B chromosome 10, Billie_1.0, whole genome shotgun sequence genomic region, the following are encoded:
- the lingo3a gene encoding leucine-rich repeat and immunoglobulin-like domain-containing nogo receptor-interacting protein 3a, which yields MAVYPVLGLLGLLLLQITLPICHGQGCPQVCDCVSQRKFVNCQNKHLNSFPNGIPTDTRFLDLSRNKLRWVEHGDLEAYTHLEDLDLSENLISVLEPNAFSRLLNLRVLCLRANQLKLVPMGAFSHLANLTDLDLSGNKLVILVDFTFQDLRRLQKLEVGDNDLVYISNKAFLGLTGLQELTIERCNLTSISGQALSYLHGLVSLRLRYLNIVSLEEQNFQKLGGLRGLEIDHWPFLEYISPYSFQGLNLSWLFITNTNITTVPTGALRNLINLGSLNLSHNPISVLESWALRDLVNLKDLHLVGTNLMRVQPYGLGGLQQIRLLNLSNNRLVTLEEGSFHSVNTLEMLRVDGNPLSCDCRLLWILQRRKTLNFDGKFPVCAGPIEVQGKALSAFSDSALLDHFTCQRPKIRNRKLQQISAREGQVVSFFCQADGEPTPTIFWISPQRRRITTRSTGRLMVLPEGTLEIHYVQVTDSGTYICIASNAGGNDTYFATLTVSGLPLDAGLSVNRTYTGDLNDTNLNDTRVFLKFTLDLKTILISTAMGCITFLGVVVFCFLLLFVWSRGRGQHKNNFSVEYSFRKVDGPTTSGGQGGARKFNMKMI from the coding sequence ATGGCGGTTTATCCTGTCTTGGGCTTGCTGGGCCTTCTACTGCTACAGATCACACTTCCCATATGCCATGGCCAAGGTTGTCCACAAGTCTGTGACTGTGTATCCCagagaaagtttgtgaattgtCAGAACAAGCACCTTAATTCTTTTCCAAATGGAATTCCAACTGACACAAGGTTTCTAGACCTCAGTAGAAATAAGTTGCGTTGGGTGGAGCATGGTGACTTGGAAGCCTACACACATTTGGAGGACTTAGACCTTAGTGAAAATCTCATCAGTGTGCTTGAGCCCAATGCTTTTTCCCGCTTACTGAATCTACGTGTGTTATGCTTGCGTGCCAACCAGTTGAAGCTGGTGCCAATGGGTGCCTTCTCACATCTTGCCAATCTCACAGATTTGGACTTGAGTGGAAATAAATTGGTTATTTTGGTAGATTTTACTTTTCAGGATCTGAGGAGGCTCCAAAAATTGGAGGTGGGTGACAATGATTTGGTATATATATCAAACAAGGCATTCCTGGGCTTGACTGGTCTACAGGAGCTTACCATTGAGAGGTGCAACCTGACCTCTATCTCAGGACAGGCTCTTTCCTATCTCCATGGCTTGGTGTCACTACGATTACGCTACCTCAATATTGTCTCGTTAGAGGAACAAAACTTTCAAAAGCTGGGTGGTCTGCGGGGTCTAGAGATTGATCACTGGCCATTTTTAGAGTACATTTCCCCATACAGTTTCCAGGGCCTCAATTTATCgtggcttttcattaccaacaCCAACATTACTACAGTTCCAACTGGTGCCCTACGTAATCTTATTAATTTGGGCAGTCTGAATCTCTCACACAACCCCATTTCTGTTCTTGAATCTTGGGCTTTGCGCGATCTGGTCAATTTGAAGGACTTACACCTTGTGGGCACCAACTTGATGCGTGTTCAGCCATATGGCCTTGGAGGTCTTCAGCAGATACGTTTGCTCAACCTGTCCAACAATAGGTTAGTAACGCTAGAAGAAGGCTCTTTTCACTCTGTAAACACCCTGGAAATGCTTCGGGTTGATGGTAACCCTCTGTCCTGTGACTGCCGTCTGCTATGGATCTTGCAGCGCCGCAAGACCCTTAACTTTGATGGCAAGTTCCCAGTTTGTGCAGGACCCATTGAGGTACAAGGTAAAGCTCTCAGCGCATTCTCTGACTCAGCACTCCTTGACCACTTCACATGCCAACGACCAAAAATCCGCAACCGAAAACTACAACAGATATCTGCACGTGAGGGTCAGGTTGTATCATTTTTTTGTCAAGCAGATGGAGAACCAACTCCGACCATCTTCTGGATTTCACCTCAGCGCCGCCGCATCACTACTAGAAGCACTGGTCGTCTTATGGTTTTACCAGAGGGCACATTAGAAATCCACTATGTCCAAGTAACAGATAGTGGAACCTACATATGCATTGCCAGCAATGCAGGTGGCAATGACACCTACTTTGCCACATTAACTGTCAGTGGGCTACCCTTGGATGCAGGCCTTTCAGTGAATCGCACGTATACTGGTGACCTCAATGACACTAATCTGAATGACACGCGTGTCTTCCTAAAGTTCACACTAGACCTCAAGACAATTTTGATCTCCACAGCAATGGGTTGTATAACATTTTTGGGTGTAGTCGTCTTCTGCttcttgcttttgtttgtgtggaGTCGTGGACGTGGACAGCACAAAAACAACTTTTCAGTGGAGTACTCCTTCAGAAAGGTAGATGGCCCTACAACCAGTGGGGGCCAAGGAGGGGCTCGAAAATTCAATATGAAAATGATATAG
- the LOC128613514 gene encoding uncharacterized protein LOC128613514: MQSAFSCPRRDDEIEAEEPSHRGLGLRRKREFTPDEKKDASYWEKRRKNNEAAKRSREKRRANDFMLETRLVALSEENAALRAELLALNLRYGLLSSNCPYTSHQRSVLQMHSYFAQTSNTYPDRELWERYKMSQEPSQWPGYQQATEAIAAHYGSNIVATHSFPINRAYSYLPDVPSFVPSTSKPMVLAPVFPPLPASFPEIPVLNPVGQRTTLHKEAEQQPPANGNAVLPHKLRLKNPRLAKKKEDRISATSPHSIYVSS; encoded by the coding sequence ATGCAGTCTGCATTCTCATGTCCGAGGAGGGATGATGAGATAGAGGCTGAGGAGCCATCTCATAGAGGTCTAGGCTTGCGTCGCAAAAGAGAATTTACACCGGATGAGAAAAAGGATGCCTCTTACTGGGAAAAACGTCGCAAGAACAATGAGGCAGCCAAGCGTTCACGAGAGAAGCGCAGAGCAAATGACTTCATGCTGGAGACACGGTTAGTGGCACTGAGTGAGGAAAATGCAGCTCTACGAGCTGAGCTACTGGCTTTGAACCTCCGATATGGCCTGCTCAGCTCTAACTGTCCTTACACATCGCATCAGAGGAGCGTCCTTCAGATGCATTCATACTTTGCTCAAACATCAAACACCTACCCAGACCGAGAGCTTTGGGAAAGGTACAAAATGAGTCAGGAGCCTTCTCAATGGCCTGGATACCAGCAAGCAACTGAGGCCATAGCAGCGCATTATGGCTCAAACATTGTTGCCACACACTCCTTCCCCATTAACAGGGCCTATTCTTACCTTCCAGATGTCCCTAGTTTTGTTCCCTCTACAAGCAAACCCATGGTCTTAGCTCCTGTATTCCCACCACTACCTGCCTCGTTCCCAGAAATTCCAGTGTTAAATCCAGTCGGTCAGAGAACAACTCTACACAAGGAGGCTGAGCAGCAGCCACCAGCCAACGGCAATGCTGTGCTGCCTCACAAGCTGAGGCTAAAGAATCCAAgattagcaaagaaaaaagaagatagAATCTCAGCTACATCCCCACACTCAATATATGTATCCAGCTAA